Sequence from the Ziziphus jujuba cultivar Dongzao chromosome 9, ASM3175591v1 genome:
AACTCCTTTCCAAGCTGTGAAACAATCCTTGCTTCTTCAGGTTCTCCTTGATCCCTATTTGGGGGCATAGTGTAATATGGAATTTTACCTGAAACATATCAAATAGACTCATTCTTACCAGTTACAACTTACATGTTTCCCTTTGACTCGCAGattattttccatttcttaACTTATATTAGAAAGAATTGCATAGAAATGCTTACCCTCGTTCCAGTCGTGCAGAACAATTCTAGCTGCAGCTTCAATATCTACAATACCACCCTTTTTAAGCTTACCCCTAAGGGTAGCCACCTTCTGCAGAAAGTCATCAACAGAATCAAAGCTTGGGAGCTTGTAAAGGGTTACCAATATCCTTGCTGGGCAAAGCTTAAGAATTTCCTTCACTGTTTTATCCACAAACAAGAGCAAAGTAAGTAGCAAATTAGAATCTggcaaaaacaaatttataggTTTGTTATAGAGGCAATGCATCTTTACTTCCAAGCATACATGAAAACAGGTTAAATACCTGGAAGAATTGGGTCATCTAACTTTTCAATTCTTTTGCAATTCCGAAGAGCTATCGACGCATCATTCTCTCTAGACTTTAGCATTACAACACCAGGGCAATCCAACAGTTTGACATTCTTGTCTAACTGAACTTCTTGCATTGATCTGGTTAATCCAGGAGTAGCACCAACATTGACCACATGACACCTCTTCAAGCTATTAATGAGACTACTCTTACCAACATTGGGCAGGCCAATAACACCGACTGTAATTGACTTCTTGATctgccaaagaaaaaaagaaatccttAACAATCctttaaaatatacatatatatatatatatatatagaaaaaaagaaaaaatccttacaataaaaaagaaacaacaaaaagTACCTCATGGCTTCTTGAGTAATTCTTTAACAATTTGATAAGCGTCTCGGCTCCAAGACAATCACTTGTCTGCAGAAGGTTACTGGTCTTCGCTGCCTTCGAGGAAGATTTCCACCCTAAATTTGATCTCTGCTCTTGAGTGCTGCACTTGAAAGCAACAGCTGGTAATTCTTCTCTAAGATAATTGAGCCACTTCTCAGCAGCTTCTCTCGGGACCAGATCTGATATAGAAGCAgcattctaataaataaatgcaGAATTGTAGATACAATGATGTAAAAGAAACTTCTAACAAAATCTGACATTCTTTATACTGAAATGGCCCAAAAACCAATGTAATGTTGTTAGATAGTGAAACTAAATTAAGTACGCAGCTTCATCAAGAAAAATGTGTATGGCTCGCATACATATACATGTGATTATGCCTTCAAAAACACAAGAGTAATACCAAGGTAAAGAAATTACCAATTTTATTTAGCAGCAACACAAGATGCTTATCAGGACCTGATTTCATCACCAACTTTTCCATATCCATACATCGTGTACCCAAGGGATCCCGAGCATCAAGTACTTCCAAAATGACATCAGATGCTTCTATAACTTTCACTAACTCCTTGTAGAAAGCCCTATCTGAGTTGTCTGTACataaaaaggaacaaaagatagaggtaaatttcaatttaagAATGACCTTCCACAAAGAGGACATCTTCAAAAGCACTTAATTAATATACCTCGGCTTTTCACGAATCCAGCATAATCCTCATTACCCTTTTCCTCATCTTTTTCAGACAGTTTAGGGATATCATCATCCTCTAACAATCCCAATTTCCTCTTTTGCGCCTGTAAAAGCACATAATACTTTATTATAAACAAAGACAGAGGCTTATGCAGTCTCCTTTGAATTTAATTATCAGAAATATATGCAGTAAAGAAGTCTAATCTTTGAATCTAAGCACGGGGAAATGCTAAGAAAGTCTGGTGAATACTACAAGCACACACACTCAAAAGGGACAATGCAAAATGAGAGCTTTCACTGCAACGGTAAACCTACTTTCATAAACACACAAAGTCCTTTATAACCAGTATTTGATGAATCACAACCGCAAGAAAAATGAAGTCCACAGGCCATTGCAAAAGCAGAATCTTAGTGAAATCGTAAACGCCACGAATTAGCAAGTGTGTGCAAATGCTCATAAAAGCTCTAAACAACCAGCAGTGAGGAAATAGATGAAACAGTAACattatatgcaaaataaaataaaatatactaaaaCACCAAATGACCATTGcccaaaaaacttaaaaacaaaaataattttcttttttgaaaaaaaaaaaaaaaaaaaagcaataataaGCAAAATGCAATAGACGAAGCAATACCCTCTCCTTGCGGGCGGCTTTCTTTTGCTCCAATTCCTCAAGAGCACGAGCTCGGCGAGCTTCGAGGGCCTTGAGCTCCTGTTCCTTGAAAGGCCAGTCATTGGGGATACCAGGATCTTTCTCGACCTTGCGCTTGCCGCTGAAACCAAGCTTCTTGGCCTCCTTGGCTTTCTTCTTGTGGTGCTCCTTCACCTTCCTTATGATCTTGTACTTCTTCCTCAATGGAACCCTCTTA
This genomic interval carries:
- the LOC107426551 gene encoding guanine nucleotide-binding protein-like NSN1 — protein: MVKRSKKSKSKRVPLRKKYKIIRKVKEHHKKKAKEAKKLGFSGKRKVEKDPGIPNDWPFKEQELKALEARRARALEELEQKKAARKERAQKRKLGLLEDDDIPKLSEKDEEKGNEDYAGFVKSRDNSDRAFYKELVKVIEASDVILEVLDARDPLGTRCMDMEKLVMKSGPDKHLVLLLNKIDLVPREAAEKWLNYLREELPAVAFKCSTQEQRSNLGWKSSSKAAKTSNLLQTSDCLGAETLIKLLKNYSRSHEIKKSITVGVIGLPNVGKSSLINSLKRCHVVNVGATPGLTRSMQEVQLDKNVKLLDCPGVVMLKSRENDASIALRNCKRIEKLDDPILPVKEILKLCPARILVTLYKLPSFDSVDDFLQKVATLRGKLKKGGIVDIEAAARIVLHDWNEGKIPYYTMPPNRDQGEPEEARIVSQLGKEFNIDEIYNGESSFIGSLKSINDFQPVEVAPGQPLKFDEAMLEDNKTEQGTSTQGDKSLSNVDDDHIDDDQSMLGEENDGGKAKGKTANSRQNEKLYDAEGILNTKMKRAEKKRRKKASKSSSVDAMDDDYDFKVDFVKKGSAMDVSDESEDDN